A portion of the Corynebacterium jeikeium genome contains these proteins:
- a CDS encoding cupin, whose protein sequence is MNINSQQDDLLTQAKANSNGRAAEIVVHDGPLRQTLIALTEGTELSAHNSPPAASMLVLVGEVEITGADKTTISEGNLKVLTHVKHGVKALADSVFLLTTVTGVDGIDSHGDK, encoded by the coding sequence GTGAATATTAATTCACAACAAGACGACCTTCTGACTCAAGCTAAAGCGAATAGCAATGGCCGCGCTGCGGAAATTGTTGTCCACGACGGTCCGCTGCGCCAGACTCTCATCGCACTGACTGAAGGAACTGAGCTTTCCGCCCATAACTCGCCGCCCGCAGCCTCGATGCTTGTGCTTGTTGGCGAAGTTGAAATCACCGGTGCCGATAAAACCACGATTTCCGAGGGCAATCTCAAAGTGCTCACCCACGTCAAGCACGGAGTGAAGGCTCTAGCGGATTCCGTGTTTTTGCTGACCACGGTCACAGGCGTCGACGGAATCGACAGCCACGGCGACAAGTAG
- a CDS encoding TrkA family potassium uptake protein, whose translation MANSKFNPFAGFAEHFANQASSSPVVILGMGRFGQALGEELVAGGIEVLCVDHREKVVQELSSTFDHVVTADTTMPEVLKQLGVDEAERVVIAIGSDIEASLLTASALVDMDVPLIWAKADNQAHAKILGQIGVHHVIRPEADTGRRIAHLIGGKVQDFLEFDRDYAVGKVAPPIHCLDKTVAEINQSAPITVVAVQKRGQRFRPALADDRITAGDLLIVSGAIRQLETFAGE comes from the coding sequence TTGGCTAACTCGAAATTCAATCCGTTTGCTGGTTTTGCAGAGCATTTCGCCAACCAAGCCAGCTCTTCTCCTGTTGTCATTCTCGGCATGGGGCGTTTCGGACAGGCGCTCGGCGAGGAGCTGGTCGCTGGCGGTATCGAGGTTCTCTGCGTAGACCACCGCGAAAAGGTGGTTCAGGAGCTGTCCTCGACCTTCGATCACGTGGTTACCGCCGACACCACCATGCCGGAAGTACTGAAGCAGCTCGGTGTCGATGAAGCCGAACGCGTGGTCATTGCAATCGGCAGTGATATCGAGGCGTCGTTGCTGACCGCGTCCGCACTGGTGGACATGGATGTGCCGCTGATTTGGGCAAAGGCCGATAACCAGGCCCACGCCAAGATTCTGGGCCAGATCGGTGTTCACCACGTCATTCGCCCGGAGGCCGACACTGGCCGTCGTATTGCGCACCTAATCGGCGGCAAGGTCCAGGACTTCCTGGAGTTCGATCGCGACTACGCAGTCGGTAAGGTCGCGCCGCCGATCCATTGCCTGGATAAGACCGTGGCGGAGATTAACCAGAGCGCACCGATTACGGTCGTCGCCGTACAAAAGCGCGGTCAGCGCTTCCGCCCCGCGCTTGCCGACGACCGCATTACCGCAGGTGACCTGTTGATTGTCTCGGGTGCCATTCGGCAGTTGGAGACGTTCGCCGGGGAGTAG
- a CDS encoding TrkH family potassium uptake protein → MVITLSRQTTKSRRGVRPTTLVVWCYVALITVGTVLLMLPISAANSHPTGHCAPSPGNLCLPTALSDALFTATSATSLTGLITVDTATHWSTFGKVVIMLLIQLGGLGFMTLASLFGLFVAGRLGLNRRAGARVEGRGMDMGEISWVVRAAVSFTLLVEFVVAVALTLRFHFGYEYSWGRAVWEGLFHAISGFNNAGFALYTDNVMGFFSDTWVLLPLAFALIVGGLGFPVLLEAWRHLKTWLSVRTRGQLPKRWSLTTRFTIKGTILLIALGTLMVAFGEWSNAMSGFTTGEKILNSFFAGVSPRTAGFNALDYADFHPSTLLGTDFLMFIGGGTGGTAGGVKITTSAVILAAVLAEIRGDTSVSVARRRLNPKVLRQALVVLAFGIGQVFLAVIAVSFIAPQFSTDQILFEVVSAFATVGLSTGITADLPVAAQAIFIVLMFTGRVGPIALATALAARPRQRVYEYPEERPFIG, encoded by the coding sequence ATGGTGATTACGCTGTCGCGGCAGACCACTAAATCACGTCGGGGAGTTCGTCCCACGACGTTGGTGGTGTGGTGCTATGTCGCCCTCATAACCGTTGGCACGGTTTTGTTAATGCTGCCGATCTCGGCAGCCAATAGCCACCCCACGGGGCACTGTGCCCCGAGCCCTGGGAATCTGTGCCTGCCCACGGCGCTGTCTGATGCGCTGTTCACAGCCACCTCAGCAACAAGCCTGACCGGCCTGATCACCGTAGATACGGCCACCCATTGGTCAACCTTCGGCAAGGTCGTCATCATGTTGTTGATTCAGCTGGGTGGTCTCGGGTTCATGACCTTGGCTTCACTCTTCGGCCTCTTCGTAGCAGGAAGGCTCGGCCTGAACCGCCGTGCCGGTGCCCGCGTTGAAGGCCGCGGTATGGATATGGGCGAGATTTCGTGGGTTGTCCGTGCTGCCGTTAGCTTCACTCTGTTGGTGGAGTTTGTGGTCGCAGTGGCACTTACGCTGCGGTTCCACTTCGGTTATGAGTACAGCTGGGGAAGAGCTGTGTGGGAAGGCTTGTTCCATGCCATCTCCGGCTTTAACAACGCCGGCTTCGCTCTGTATACCGACAATGTCATGGGATTTTTCAGTGATACCTGGGTGCTATTGCCCCTGGCCTTCGCCCTCATTGTGGGTGGTCTGGGTTTTCCGGTTTTGCTTGAGGCTTGGCGGCACCTGAAGACGTGGCTCAGCGTTCGCACTCGAGGACAGCTGCCTAAGCGCTGGTCATTGACTACTCGCTTCACCATTAAAGGCACCATCCTGCTGATTGCCTTGGGCACGCTCATGGTGGCATTTGGTGAGTGGTCCAATGCCATGTCTGGATTCACCACGGGGGAGAAGATACTCAACTCATTCTTCGCTGGTGTGAGCCCGCGTACCGCGGGGTTCAACGCACTCGATTACGCAGACTTTCACCCGTCGACACTGCTGGGCACGGACTTCCTCATGTTCATTGGCGGCGGCACCGGTGGTACCGCAGGTGGCGTGAAAATCACGACGTCGGCCGTCATTCTCGCCGCCGTTCTCGCGGAGATTCGCGGTGACACCTCTGTATCCGTGGCTAGGCGGCGCCTGAACCCAAAGGTGCTGCGCCAGGCCCTCGTTGTTCTTGCATTCGGTATTGGCCAGGTATTTCTGGCAGTAATCGCCGTCAGTTTCATAGCGCCACAGTTTTCTACTGACCAAATCCTTTTTGAAGTAGTCAGTGCCTTCGCCACGGTAGGCCTTTCCACAGGTATCACCGCTGACCTACCGGTGGCGGCACAGGCAATCTTCATCGTGCTGATGTTCACCGGTCGTGTTGGCCCAATCGCCTTGGCGACGGCCTTGGCCGCCCGCCCACGCCAGCGCGTCTATGAATATCCGGAAGAAAGGCCCTTCATTGGCTAA